In the genome of Hippoglossus hippoglossus isolate fHipHip1 chromosome 4, fHipHip1.pri, whole genome shotgun sequence, one region contains:
- the LOC117760586 gene encoding uncharacterized protein LOC117760586, with translation MTENIEMELFSSEELCLVITTQEQQEQEEEYNFHQRHLEHPLLPDCEREPEPEVQAEVQTQTQPRQQAKPKSEPPAREETEPCSPVPAGFMEEIEIEMEVFPPFKVSESQSVKLLPNKVRRVKWRRLVPQRCGLVVKDVMCLPRDLDLAQLERPIVPQGKERAALVAMGMAARITIDYSWSANQMESRLAMLFTGKSARQRFSFMYLQCLQGSRALFVPDTPADGWTGEQVLRISGNGPLYILTQQDEPQVECETSAKETPVVNRKQFCREANTESCHDGDNQQGEQMQPLVHRTTDEFPLDLDTVLRLFRQENVNPDVETHIQVRRRELLCGAEKVVRSPGFCFRTTPIISFSGEETHGHEGSLREFFRLTLLELQQSSVFEGRPGRLFLTHDLAALEDRKYYQAGVLIGWSLAQGGPGPRCLHPALYQLMCGLNPSLEDFSSADIADAEVQQRLQQLQCCTDAKLLSPSLCDWVSSCGISGIYSASSDQIPAIYMGLVKHCIYNRVASMISQFTEGMNSCGGLWDTVQSQWEAFVPVMTSARQEPLTLEEFKQLFHVCYSHVGSQLRASEEATMGHWETVLTFINNDQAEFSFEDVLAFITGADHLPPLGFPRLISLHFYSQDGLPHASTCALELFLPRAVAGAVDLLALLSRAVHEALGFTHLQRDG, from the exons ATGACAGAAAACATAGAGATGGAGCTGTTCTCTTCAGAGGAGCTGTGCCTGGTGATAAcaacacaggagcagcaggagcaggaggaggaataCAACTTCCACCAG AGACACCTGGAGCATCCTCTGCTCCCCGACTGTGAGAGGGAACCAGAGCCTGAGGTCCAGGCCGAGGTCCAGACCCAGACCCAGCCCCGGCAGCAGGCCAAGCCCAAATCTGAGCCCCCTGCCAGGGAGGAGACTGAGCCCTGCAGCCCTGTCCCTGCAGGCTTCATGGaggagatagagatagagatggAG gtGTTTCCTCCCTTCAAAGTGTCTGAGAGTCAGTCTGTGAAG CTGTTGCCAAACAAAGTGAGACGTGTGAAATGGAGGAGACTGGTTCCACAGCGGTGTGGACTGGTGGTCAAAGACGTGATGTGTCTACCCAGAGACCTCGACCTGGCACAGCTGGAGAG ACCTATCGTTCCCCAAGGCAAAGAAAGAGCAGCTCTGGTTGCCATGGGAATGGCCGCTCGCATCACCATCGACTACAGTTGGtcggccaatcagatggagagTCGGCTGGCGATGCTCTTCACGGGGAAGTCTGCGAGACAAAGGTTTTCCTTCATGTATCTACAG TGTTTGCAGGGATCCAGAGCGCTGTTTGTCCCTGACACCCCCGCAGACGGCTGGACGGGGGAGCAGGTGCTCAGGATTTCTGGAAATGGACCTTTGTATATCCTCACCCAGCAGGACGAGCCGCAG GTGGAATGTGAGACGTCTGCAAAGGAGACGCCTGTGGTGAACAG GAAGCAGTTTTGTCGTGAGGCCAACACAGAGAGCTGCCATGATGGAGACAATCAGCAGGGAGAGCAGATGCAGCCTCTTGTGCACAGGACCACGGACGAG TTCCCACTCGACCTGGACACCGTCCTGAGACTGTTCCGCCAGGAGAACGTGAATCCAGATGTAGAAACCCACAtccaggtgaggaggagagagctgcTCTGCGGAGCTGAGAAGGTGGTGAGGAGTCCAGGTTTCTGTTTCCGGACGACACCCATCATCTCCTTCAGTGGAGAGGAGACCCACGGACACGAGGGGTCCCTCAGAGAGTTCTTCAG GTTGACTCttctggagctgcagcaaagtTCTGTCTTCGAAGGTCGTCCAGGACGCCTGTTTTTGACCCATGACCTCGCAGCTCTTGAAGACAGGAAGTATTACCAGGCGGGcgttctgattggctggtcTCTGGCTCAGGGCGGGCCAGGACCGCGTTGTCTCCACCCTGCACTTTACCAG TTGATGTGTGGCCTCAATCCATCTTTGGAAGACTTCAGTTCGGCAGACATTGCTGACGCTGAAGTGCAGCAGCGATTGcaacag TTGCAGTGTTGTACTGATGCGAAGCTGCTGTCTCCCAGTCTGTGTGACTGGGTGTCGAGCTGCGGGATCTCTGGGATCTATTCAGCCAGTTCAGATCAAATACCAGCCATCTATATGGGCCTGGTCAAACACTGCATCTACAACag AGTGGCCAGTATGATCTCCCAGTTCACCGAGGGGATGAACAGCTGTGGTGGATTGTGGGACACGGTACAGTCCCAGTGGGAGGCATTTGTCCCAGTGATGACGAGTGCACGGCAGGAGCCTCTGACCCTGGAGGAGTTCAAGCAGCTCTTCCACGTCTGCTACAGCCACGTAGGTTCCCAGCTGAGGGCGTCTGAGGAGGCCACAATGGGACACTGGGAAACGGTGCTCACCTTCATAAACA ATGATCAGGCAGAGTTTTCCTTTGAGGACGTCCTGGCCTTCATCACAGGAGCTGATCACCTGCCTCCTCTTGGGTTCCCCAGGTTGATCTCTCTGCATTTCTACTCCCAG GATGGTCTCCCCCACGCCTCCACCTGTGCACTGGAGCTCTTCCTGCCGAGGGCCGTGGCGGGGGCTGTGGATCTGTTGGCGCTGCTGAGCAGAGCCGTGCACGAGGCCCTGGGCTTCACACATCTCCAGAGAGACGGATAG